The sequence TGCTTGCCGGCGAACTGCTCGCACAGGCCGAGGACCTCTTCGAGGACGACGTCCACCCGACGACGATCGTCGAGGGGTATCACGAGGCCGCCCGCATCACACAGGAAGCGATCAACGAGATCACCGTCGAGGGCGAGGTCGACGACGACCACCTCCGGGCCGTCGCCGAGTCCAGCATGACCGGCAAAGGTACCGGCGACATCAGTGCCGAGAAGCTCGCGGAGATCGTCGTCGACACCGTCAAAGGGGTCCGAACCGACGAGGGCATCGCGCGCGACGAGATCCGCGTCCAGACTCAAGTGGGAGGGAGTTCGAGCGCGACGAAGCTCGTCGAGGGCGTCATCGTCGACGAAGAGCCCGTCAACGAGAACATGCCCCGTTCGGTCGAGGACGGGACGGTTGCGGTGCTGGACATGGAACTCGGTGTACGGGAAGCGAACATCGACGCCGAGTACAACATCACCGACATCGACCAACTCAACGCCGCCATCGAGGCAGAAGAGGGCGAGCTCCGAGGCTATACTGAAAAGCTCTCGGAAGCCGGCGTCGACGTCGCGTTCGTCACCGACGACGTCGAGGACCGCGTCGCGAGCGCGCTCGCGGAGGCGGGCATTCTGGCCTTCGAGAACGTCGGCAACGAGGACGCCCGTGCGGTCGCCCGCGCGGTCGGCGCGAAGCGCATCGGTAGCCTCGAAGACCTCGACACCGACGACTTCGGGTACGTCGAATCGATCGCCGTCGAGACATACGGTGATGACGAGCTCGCGTTCGTCGAGGGCGGCGCCGAGGCCGAGGCCGTCACGCTGTTCCTCCGTGGGGGTACCGAGCACGTCGTCGACGAGCTCGAACGTGCCATCGACGACGCGCTGGACGTCGTGACCGCCGCACTCGATTCGGGCGGGATCGTCCCCGGCGCGGGCGCGACCGAGATCGCGATCGCCGAGCGCGTTCGGGGCGAGGCTGCGAGCGTTTCGGGTCGCAAACAGCTCGCGGTCGAGGCGTTCGCCGACGCCGTCGAGGTACTGCCCCGCACGCTGGCGCGCAACACCGGGATGGACCCCATCGACGCGCTGGTCGACCTGCGCTCGGCGTACGACTCCACTGGCAGTGCGGGCATCATCTCGAAGGGTCAGACCGGCGAGGTCGCCGACCCCATCGAGGAGGGCGTCTTCGATCCCGCCGCCGTCAAGCGCGAGGCCGTCGAGAGCGCCACCGAGTCCGCGACGATGATCGTCCGTATCGACGACATCATCTCCGCGGACTGAGCCGCGTCGCTTTCCGAAGCCGGATTCTTCGTGCGAATCGGGTCCCGTCAGTCGCTCGTTTCCGAGCCGTCACTGACGACGAGTTCGAAATAGAAGGCAGCACCCTCCGACACTTCCCCGCTTCTCGCGCCGACACCGATACGGAACCGGTACGTCTCGGGTTCCAATCCGGGCGTGTCGCTGTAGAGTTCGTAGGTTCGTGTAACCGACTCGCCGCCCTCGAGTTCCTCGACGAGGCCGATGTCCTGAACCGCGGTTACGTGCCGTCCGTTCGTGCCGACGTGACTCGATTTCTCGTAGGCGTCCGTCCAGAGCGTAACACCGGGTTCGTCGGACGCGTCCGTCGGCTCCAGCCACGGGACGCCGAACGGCCACGGCGCGCCCGAGGAGACCTCGATCGGCTCGTCGCCCTCGTTTCGGAGCGCGAACTCGATCCCGAAGGGATCGTCCTCGGTGATCGACTCACGGCGCACGTCGAACCCGAGTTCGAGCGGCAGGTTCTCGGTCGGCGATTCTTCTGCTATCGCTACGGAAACGGTGTAGAGTATGTCAGTACTGCCGTCGTTCCCCGCACCGGACGAGCCGTCACCAAGACAGCCGGCGCCGGGGACACAGAGCAGGCTCGCTGCGGTCAGTCCGAGCACGGTGCGCCGTCGCATACGGAACCGTCGGCCCGCCTCACGAAAGGTCTTCGTAGGAATCGAGCCCCAGCAACAGGACCGCCAGCCGGGAGCGAGAACGAGACGGAACCGTCCGCGGGGTTCATCCGCCAGACGCTGCACAGCAACGACGGGTAGGCCCTTAGAACGAGACCGTCACGTCGGAGCCGACGCCCACGCCGAAGGCCTCGTCGCCGCGGCCGGCGTTGACCGCGAGTTCGACGTTTCCGTGGCTGCCGACGGTGACGAGCCGATGTCCGGGTTCGACGCGCGCGTAACTCCGTTCTGCGGGAGCGGCGGTGCCGTTGACCGCG is a genomic window of Halalkalicoccus subterraneus containing:
- the thsA gene encoding thermosome subunit alpha, coding for MGGQPVFILNDDSSRTKGRDAQSSNIAAGKAVAEAVRTTLGPRGMDKMLVGSSGEVVITNDGATILNEMDIEHPAAQMIVEVAQTQEDEVGDGTTTAAVLAGELLAQAEDLFEDDVHPTTIVEGYHEAARITQEAINEITVEGEVDDDHLRAVAESSMTGKGTGDISAEKLAEIVVDTVKGVRTDEGIARDEIRVQTQVGGSSSATKLVEGVIVDEEPVNENMPRSVEDGTVAVLDMELGVREANIDAEYNITDIDQLNAAIEAEEGELRGYTEKLSEAGVDVAFVTDDVEDRVASALAEAGILAFENVGNEDARAVARAVGAKRIGSLEDLDTDDFGYVESIAVETYGDDELAFVEGGAEAEAVTLFLRGGTEHVVDELERAIDDALDVVTAALDSGGIVPGAGATEIAIAERVRGEAASVSGRKQLAVEAFADAVEVLPRTLARNTGMDPIDALVDLRSAYDSTGSAGIISKGQTGEVADPIEEGVFDPAAVKREAVESATESATMIVRIDDIISAD